Genomic window (Prosthecobacter fusiformis):
CGGAGGAGATCCGCGCCACCCTCACCGCTCAGGTCACGGGCAGTGTCCGCTGGGTGGAATCCATGCAGCATCTCATTGCGGAAGGGCATACTCTGTTCATTGAACTCGGACCTGATGCCACCCTGGCGGGTCTGATGGGGAAAATTGATAAATCGGTGAAAGTCATCTCCATCAAGGACACCGCGACCCTGGACGCCGCAGTCGCCGAACTGCTCGCATGAGAAGTTTGCACGCAGGCAGACCTTCCTCCACGATTAATAATGTGAACGACAAAACGCCGTTTTCGGCTATCGTTCTAGAATCCCCCATCCTGTTATGCTCGAAATTTTCGAAAGTCCTCTGAACACCTTTGTTATGGGCTTTGCCCTGGGTTCCGTCTTTTTAGTCATGGCCTATTTCAGCCACTGGAAGACCAAAGGTGAGTTCAAGCGTTATAAATCCCATCTCAGTGACAAACTGGAATTGGATGCCAAGCAGTTGCAGGATACCAACAAGGAGCGGGCCCGTCTTTCCCAGGAAAACGAGCATCTGCGTATCCAGGTGAATCGTCTCAATGAGCGGCCTGACAACAAACTCCAGCGTGAGCTGGAAGTGCTGGCCCGGGCGGAAAAACACATGCTCATCAATGCGCCAGGATTCGCTCCAGCGTGGGAAATGGCCAAATCCCAGGCTCTTTCACAGATGGAGACTGAGGAAAAAGGCATGTCCTTTCCGCAAAAGATCTTCCGCAAGCTCATCGGCCCAGGAACTGGCGGTAATGGCACTGCACTGACCGAAAACGCCAGCAGCAACGGCAATCATAACAAGTCTGGAGCCACAGAAACGGCCACGACGACGACTGCCGCCTGATCCTGGCGGTGTGGGTTTGCTTCTACACCAGGATGGTGGCCAGTCCCAGGAAGACGCCCATGCTGACCACATCCGTGGCGGTGGTGAGAAAGATGCTGGAAGCGGTGGCAGGGTCTGCACCCAGCTTCCGCAAGGCGAGGGGGATGAGGGCTCCGCAGAGTCCGCTGACGATGCAACTGGCGATCATCGAAAGCAGGACCACGATGCCGAGCATGATCGCGCTTGGATTCCCCAGCATGCGGGCATAAATAAACATGGCGATGCCGGCTGTGAGGCCGACCAGCATTCCGTTTAGAAGGCCCAAAGTCCCTTCTTTAATGACCAGTCGGCGTTCATCGCCATCCTTCAGGTCTCCCAGAGTCATGCCGCGCAAGGCCACGGCCAGGGCCTGACAACCTGTATTCCCCGATTGACCCGCCAGCACAGGTAAAAAAGCCGCGAGCAGGACGAGCCGGTCCAGCGTGGATTCAAAGTACCCGACGACACCGGCAGCTAGGAAGGCGGTGACCAGATTGATCTGGAGCCATGGATGGCGGAATTTCAGACTGTGCATGACCGGGGTACTGAGGCGTTCCTCATCATTCACCCCCATCATGGTACCTGCCTGGGCGCTGATCTCGATGGCGCGTGCTTCGAAAAGATTCTGTCCGCGCACAAGTCCTAACAGGCGTCCCTCGGCATCACACACAGGATAAACTGGCAGGTGGCGGTTGACCGTTTTTTGCATGGCCTCCGTGAGTTCCATGTCAGGCCGGAGGGCGAAGATGGTCGTATACATCACCTCGGAAAGCAGGGATTCCGGTTTCCCTAGCATGAGGTCACGGAAAACCAGCACTCCCAGCAGTTTGTTGGATTCATCGGTGACATAACCATAGGTGATGAAAGCGCGTTTGGTCAGCTTTCGCAGCGCTTCAATGGTGCCGCGCACCGTCATGGAGGGGCGGAAAACTGCCACCGGCGGTTCCATCAGCCAACCCACGGAATCCTCCGGGTATTCCCGGTTGCGCATCCACTGCCGGGCTTTTTCAATGGGGGCCGCAGCGATGATCGCACAGCGGTGCTCATCCGTCATTTCATGAAGGACCTGCTGGGCCACCATCGGGTTTAGCGCCTCCAGTACCCTTACACCAGCAGGAGCTGGCAGGGTTTCCAGGAGGTCGGCCGCGTCATAGGGCGCACGCTCACGTACGTCTTCGAGGAGGTTGGCATCAGCTTCCAATGTCATACTCAGGCAGTAAACCGAGGTTGAACGGCTGTCCAACATTGCCCCTTCAATGGGGAAAAAAGGTATCAAAACATCCGCGTGTTCCAGATTGACCGCTCACGAAAAGTGGAGGCATAATAAGGCTATGCGAGTACCCGCATTGATCTGCCTCTTGTTGATTTTCTGCACATCCGTGAAGTCGGAGGAAATCCCTCTGAATGATGTGACCATTGTTCCTGGTGTGCGAGTAGGGCCGATTGAAAAAGGCATCACTCTTTTTGGCCTGAAGACGCTTTTTGGAGGCGGTCAGGTGAAGGCGGCTGACATTGGCGTCGGGGAAGGGGAGACGCTTCCGGGAGCCAAGCTTTTTGAGGGAACCGACAAGGAGCTGGAGATCCTCTTCAATCCTGAAGGAGACGAAAAGGAAGTCTGGGATATCCGTGTCATCGGCAAGGGCTGGAAGTTCGAAAACGGGCTGAAACTGGGCCAGACACTCGAAGAGGTGGAGGCGATCAATGGTGCGCCTTTTATCGTGTTGGGTTTCGGCTGGGACTACGGCGGCTTTGCCAATTTTAAAGATGGCAAGCTGGACTCCAAAGTGGGGATCCGTTTTGGGACGGGTGATGCTGAGTTGGATGATTCACTGGTCGGGGATCGAGAGATACTTAGCACGGACAAAAAATTGCGTGCAGCTAAGCCCAAAGTGGAAACCATCAGCATCGTCTTCCGCTGAGGTATTCACCTCTTTATAAGATCACCAGCCACTGCGCACGTTCCACTTCTCCATGAGTTCCATGGGCACTTCAGTGATGAAGCGGCTGGGTTTCATGAGGATGTCTCCGTCGCGGGCTTGGTGGTTGATGAGCGGATAGGTCAGATAGAGCTCATCCTTGGCTCGCGTGACGGTGACGTAGAAAAGGCGGCGCTCCTCCTCCAGACCTGCGTCGCTTTCCTCAATGGCGCGTGCATGGGGGAACATGCCATCCGCCATCCAGACGGCAAAGACGGTGTGCCACTCTAGACCTTTGGCCTGATGGGCGGTTGTCAGTGTGACGGCATCCCGGTCCTGGGCCTGCTGGTCGGGCTTGTTGTCCGTATCCACGCCACTGAGGAGGGAGAGCTGGCTGAGGAATTCCAAAGGATCAGTGAATCGGACACTGTAGTTGCTGAGCTGCTCCAGGTCCTGCTGGCGCTGCTCGGCGTTTTTAAATTTGGACTTCATGTACTCTTCGTACACACCGTCATAAATGCTGCGGATCATCTCCGGCGGGGTGGCTACCTTTCCATCCACAATGAGTTCATCCAGGGTATAGGCGAACTGGTCCCAGGTTTCCCGGGCTTTCTTCGGCACGGACATGGGGATGAGCAGATCGGAAAATTTGCCAGTCATCACCTCGGACTGGGAGGCTTCGGTTTTAAGCCACTCATTCCAGACCTTGGTGGCACTGGCACCGCCGATGCCGGGAATGAGCTTCACCATGCGCATGAAGCTGACTTCATCCCGCCTGTTGACGGCAAATTTCATGAAGGCGGCCACGTCTTTCACATGCGCTTGCTCAAAGAAACGCAGACCGCTGGTGATCTGGAATGGGATGCCGCGATTGGTCAGCTCCATCTGGATTTCCATGCTGTGGAAATGGGCGCGGTAGAGCACGGCGATTTCATTTAACTCAACGCCTTCATCTTGAAGTTCGAGGATGCGCTGGGCGATGAATGAGGCCTGAGCGCTGCCATTGTCCAAGGGCACCAGGGCAGGAAGCTGACCCTTCAGTGGACGTGCAGGCAGCAGGTTCTTGCGGATCTGAGCGCGATTGTTGGCAATGGAGGCATTGGCCAGTTCAAGCACTTCAGGGACACTTCGATAATTGACCTCAATTTTATGCACGGTGGCCCGGGGCCAGTAATCGTGGAATTCCAGGATGTTTTTGACATCCGCACCGCGCCAGGAATAAATGGACTGCGCGTCATCCCCGACGACCATCAGATTGCCATCACGGCCGGTGAGCATTTCGATGAATTGGCACTGCAGGCTGTTGGTATCCTGATACTCATCCACCAGGACGAATTCAAACTGGCTGCGGTAACGCTCCTGGAGATCCTCGTTTTCTTTGAGCAGTCGCAGGGATTGGCTGAGCAGGTCGTCGAAATCCATGCAGTTGGTTTCGACCTTCTTGTCCTGATAAAGCTTGCGGATGCGGATGATCTGATCGGCAATCTTTTCGAAATAAGGATAGCGGGTCAGGATGATCTCCTCCAGCCGCATGCAGGTATTGTCCGCCATGGAGAAGATATCTCCGATCACTTCGGCCTTGGGGAAGCGAAAGCCTGCTGTGTCGATGCCACTGCTGCTGATGACGGTTTCCATGAGGTCCTTCTGATCCTCGCGATCCATGATGGAGAAGCCTTTTCGGTAGCCGAGGCGTTCAGCATTCCAGCGCAGCAGCTTGTTGCCGATGCTGTGAAAGGTACCGCTCCAGAGCCGTTGTGTATCGAGGGGGACGAGGGAGGTCACCCGCTCCAGCATTTCCCGTGCGGCTTTGTTGGTGAAGGTGAGCAGCAGGATCTGGTCTGGCAGCACACCATTGTCCAGGAGCCAGGCTACACGATAGGTCAGAGTGCGTGTTTTCCCTGAGCCAGCCCCTGCGATGACGAGCGTCTGTCCCGGTGGGGCCGTCACGGCAGCATACTGCTGCTCATTGAGCTCCGCTTTGTAGTCTATGCGGGGGGCTGCATGGGCGGCGGTGTGCAGGGTGTATTCGCGAGGCATGGGAAAGGGAACGTGCTCAGTGCTCAGGCGGCTGCTTGGAGTCAACAGGGAAGTTTAAGGTCGCTTTTGCCCGGCATGCTGGATTTCCGGGGCGCTCCCTCTCCTCCAAACGTAAATGCTTGTGTTCAGGCCGGTCCCGATGGATAAAAGGGCTGTCCTGTGGACGTTTACTCCGCCCCCTCATGCCTTCCGAAACACTCGCCCGCGATGACCTTTTCGATGCGGCCTTTCTGGACCGGTTGCGCTCTTTGGCCGTTCGGCTGCGCAAACGCAGGTCCCTGATGCGGCGGGGCTCCCAATCCTCTCCGGCGACGGGCTTTACGCGTGAGTTCAAGGACTATCGCCATTACACCCCGCGCGAGGACTACCGGGCCATCGACTGGCGGCTGTACGCACGTCTGGATAAGCTTTTTGTTAGGCTGTATGAGGAGACCCAGGAGCTGAATCTCCACATCCTGGTGGATACCAGCGGCTCCATGGCGGAGCCTCATGGTGAAAAGCGCCGTCAGGCCTTGCGCTTTGCGGTGGCGCTAGCCTATCTGGGACTGGCAGGGCAGCAGCGGGTGAGCCTGTATTCGCTCAATGAAACCGTGCATCAGGAACTGCCGCCGTTGCGAGGGCAGGGGAACATCGAAAAGATCATTCAGGCTGCCACGCGTCTGCAATATGGAGGATTTACCGATCTGGAACGTGGCTTCACGGATTTCCATCCCACCCGCCAGCGTTACGGGGTGATCTTTGTCATTTCGGACTTCTTTGGCCGGGATGTGAATACAGCCGCAGAAGCGGTGAAGCGTGCCGCTGCGTGGCCTGGCGAGTGCCATTTTGTTCAGATCCTGCACCCTGAAGAAAGGCAGCCCTCCCTGGAGGGGGAGGTCGAGCTGGCTGAAGTGGAAACAGGCGAAAAGCGCCGTTTTTGGCTGACCCGCCGTGATGTCCAACGTTACGTGGACAGCTTTGACGCCTTTTGTGAAAACCTGGCCCGGGAGTGCGCGGCCCATCGAATTGACTTCATGCAATGCGGTGCCGAAGAACCGTTTGAGGATCGCTTCCTCGATCTTTTGAACCGAGGCACCGCCCTGGCGGGAGGGGTGTGAGATTGACCCATAGACGATCCATTGTTATAATTCTTCTATGTCACAGCTAGCGATTTCATTGCCGGACGATCTACAGTCGTTTGTCTCGGAGGCTGTGCGCTCCGGGCGCTTTACTGATGAAGGGGACTTTGTGGTCAATGTGTTGTACCAGGCCATGGAGCAGGCACCTTTGAATGAAGCCACACTGGATTCTCAGGGACTGCAAAAGCTGGAAGCGTTGAGAAACGACATTCGGGTGGGACTGGACCAGTTGGACCGTGGCGAAGGCATTTCTGATTTTGACTGGGATGCCTTCATTCAGGGAATGCATAAAAACCCTGTAGCAGCTAAATCTGACTAAGCTGTATGGCGGAGATTATTTATGCGCCAGTTGCTTTGGAGGATTTGCGAGATGTTTGGATCTACATTGCCGATGACAGTGTGCGGCAGGCTGATCTTTTTATGTTCAAGCTTCGGGATAGGATTGCCCATTTGGCCAGTCACAACGGCATGGGCAGATCCAGACCTGAACTTGCACCGGCTCTCCGTAGCTCTCCCTTTGGCAAATACATCATTTTCCACCGTCAGATTGACGGCGGAATCGAAGTTGTACGCATTATCCATTCTTCACGGGATTTGAATCGGATACAATTCTAACCAGATGCATTTCCTCACCCCCCATTTCCTGCATCTGGCTTGGTTGGCGCTCATTCCGCTGACGCTTTACCTGTTCAGGAAAAAGGCGAGGCGGGTGCCGGTTTCCACGCTGCTTTTCTTCCGGTCCCTGTCACGTGAGCATCGGGAGTCAGCCTGGCTGCGCAGGTTGAAAAAATGGCTGTCTTTGCTCATGACGCTCTTGGTCATTCTGTTCGCTGTGCTCGCCTTGGGACGCCCCGTGGGAGATGAGGGCAAGGATTCCCCAGGGGCAGTGATTGTGGTGGTGGATCGTTCAGCCTCCATGTCGGCCAGCGATGAAACGGGTCGCACGCGGGTGGAAGAGGCCCGGCGGGTTTTGCGTGATCGCCTCAATCGCCTGCCTGATCAGGTGGTGGTATCTTTGGTCGCTTATGATGCGAAGGCGCAGGTATTGCTTTCTCGAAATCGTAACCGGCGTGAATGCCTACGCCTTCTGGATGAAATCCTGCCACTGCCGATGGAGGGGAGGCCGGATGCTGCCTTGACCGTCGTGCGGCGTCTGGCGGAACTGGAAACGAAGACCCAGGTCTGGCATGCGGGGGATACTCCTTGGGTAGATCAAGAAGGACTGACTTATGAATTCATCAGCGTGGCTCTGCCTAACCTGTCGAATGTCGGCATCACGGGTTTTCGCATCCGTCCGGCACCCTTG
Coding sequences:
- a CDS encoding type II toxin-antitoxin system RelE/ParE family toxin codes for the protein MAEIIYAPVALEDLRDVWIYIADDSVRQADLFMFKLRDRIAHLASHNGMGRSRPELAPALRSSPFGKYIIFHRQIDGGIEVVRIIHSSRDLNRIQF
- a CDS encoding ribbon-helix-helix domain-containing protein, which codes for MSQLAISLPDDLQSFVSEAVRSGRFTDEGDFVVNVLYQAMEQAPLNEATLDSQGLQKLEALRNDIRVGLDQLDRGEGISDFDWDAFIQGMHKNPVAAKSD
- a CDS encoding magnesium transporter, with protein sequence MTLEADANLLEDVRERAPYDAADLLETLPAPAGVRVLEALNPMVAQQVLHEMTDEHRCAIIAAAPIEKARQWMRNREYPEDSVGWLMEPPVAVFRPSMTVRGTIEALRKLTKRAFITYGYVTDESNKLLGVLVFRDLMLGKPESLLSEVMYTTIFALRPDMELTEAMQKTVNRHLPVYPVCDAEGRLLGLVRGQNLFEARAIEISAQAGTMMGVNDEERLSTPVMHSLKFRHPWLQINLVTAFLAAGVVGYFESTLDRLVLLAAFLPVLAGQSGNTGCQALAVALRGMTLGDLKDGDERRLVIKEGTLGLLNGMLVGLTAGIAMFIYARMLGNPSAIMLGIVVLLSMIASCIVSGLCGALIPLALRKLGADPATASSIFLTTATDVVSMGVFLGLATILV
- a CDS encoding ATP-dependent helicase, which translates into the protein MPREYTLHTAAHAAPRIDYKAELNEQQYAAVTAPPGQTLVIAGAGSGKTRTLTYRVAWLLDNGVLPDQILLLTFTNKAAREMLERVTSLVPLDTQRLWSGTFHSIGNKLLRWNAERLGYRKGFSIMDREDQKDLMETVISSSGIDTAGFRFPKAEVIGDIFSMADNTCMRLEEIILTRYPYFEKIADQIIRIRKLYQDKKVETNCMDFDDLLSQSLRLLKENEDLQERYRSQFEFVLVDEYQDTNSLQCQFIEMLTGRDGNLMVVGDDAQSIYSWRGADVKNILEFHDYWPRATVHKIEVNYRSVPEVLELANASIANNRAQIRKNLLPARPLKGQLPALVPLDNGSAQASFIAQRILELQDEGVELNEIAVLYRAHFHSMEIQMELTNRGIPFQITSGLRFFEQAHVKDVAAFMKFAVNRRDEVSFMRMVKLIPGIGGASATKVWNEWLKTEASQSEVMTGKFSDLLIPMSVPKKARETWDQFAYTLDELIVDGKVATPPEMIRSIYDGVYEEYMKSKFKNAEQRQQDLEQLSNYSVRFTDPLEFLSQLSLLSGVDTDNKPDQQAQDRDAVTLTTAHQAKGLEWHTVFAVWMADGMFPHARAIEESDAGLEEERRLFYVTVTRAKDELYLTYPLINHQARDGDILMKPSRFITEVPMELMEKWNVRSGW
- a CDS encoding DUF58 domain-containing protein, with product MPSETLARDDLFDAAFLDRLRSLAVRLRKRRSLMRRGSQSSPATGFTREFKDYRHYTPREDYRAIDWRLYARLDKLFVRLYEETQELNLHILVDTSGSMAEPHGEKRRQALRFAVALAYLGLAGQQRVSLYSLNETVHQELPPLRGQGNIEKIIQAATRLQYGGFTDLERGFTDFHPTRQRYGVIFVISDFFGRDVNTAAEAVKRAAAWPGECHFVQILHPEERQPSLEGEVELAEVETGEKRRFWLTRRDVQRYVDSFDAFCENLARECAAHRIDFMQCGAEEPFEDRFLDLLNRGTALAGGV